The following DNA comes from Macaca thibetana thibetana isolate TM-01 chromosome 14, ASM2454274v1, whole genome shotgun sequence.
CAGCTTGCTGGACTCCTGGTCAGTGTGTTCTCTCCTGCCTTTTGGGATCTGCCTTCTTGGCATGCTGCGGGAAGAGGAGGCCCTGTGCTGGGCGCTTGGGGAGCCTCACCTGTAGCCCCCtgtctcctgctcctgctccagctCACTGGCCTTCATCTGCACATAGTCCTGCACCAGTGCAGCCAGCAGGAGGCGCGCTTCCTCTTCACTGAGTGTGGCCGGGTCTGGGCTGCTCTCCAGGGCTGACCTGTGGAGGGAAAGCAAACTCATTGCAggctgtgagccactgcctgcccctccccaggaTAGGCAGCCAGGCTTCCTGGTCTCTGCTTCTTCCCCTGGGGATGTGGCCACCGCGACTCCCAGGGGACAGGGCATGAGGCCAGAGTCCACCTATGGGCACTGATTCACCAGGAGCCACGCGTGACTTCAGAGGCACAGAGCTGTCCGGTCCTAGGGGCAGTGGGAGCAGAAGGCGTCCGTGGCTCCAGGCTGTCTCACCTGAATGGCGCCGCCTGGAGGCTGCCCGCCTGGTACAGGACCAAGATACTGAGAGCCAGGAAGGGGGAGAACTTCTGGAAACCCATGCCGCCTCTCTGTAAAGGAAGGATGACATTACTACTGCACCATCACAGATCTAGGTTCCAGTTCTGCCTCTGCCACAACCGccatgtgacctcaggcaagttacttcacctgcctgagcctctgtTCCCTTCATTTGCAGGAAGGGCTGCTGTGAATCTCAAGAGATACATTGCAGTGAGTGAATGGCTTGATAAAGCAGAAAAAGGTGTCCTGGGGGAAGGGTGGAGAGAACAGATGAATTTTGGTTCTATTTTGTTGAAGGCCAGGCAGAAGCCACACGCGCCCGTGCACACAAACCCACACTTCTGCCCTGATTTATGCCGAAACCAGGCGTGGACGCACCTTGCTGTAGACCTGCTCTCCCCTTGCGCCTGTCTTCTCGCCTTCTCCTCTGCTAGGCTTCGCGCCAACGCATGCGAGGGGAAGGTGGGAAGGGTGGATTAGAAAGGAGCGCTCATCTCTCAGTCTTGGAACTGGGGAAATTTTTAATATGCCAGGTACGGGTGTCTCAGGACTCGCCCGCAAAGCCAGCCCTCTACCGGAGCGCACTTTAGCAGCAGATGCTGAGCAGCAGCTCCGCGAGGTGAGCGCCCAGGGTTCTAGTCGGCTAACAACACTGCCTCAGATCCGGACCGGAATCCCGGGAAGGCTCACCAGGAGGCGCCTCAGAGGAAAGCTCAGGGTTCCGACCTCCCAGGGACGAAACATGATCCCGAAGGACAAAGACCGCTCAGTGCGCTCCCGGACCCAACTCGGCAGAATTCTGCGCTCAGCACGGCCCCAACGGCAGGGTAGCAGACCCGCCTACCTCGGCTCCCAGTGCTTCTAGCGCCCACGCTGAGCCATGGGGATGCTTGGGCTCCTCTAGCACCGGTAGGAGAAAATGCCGGGACAACCCTAACCGCTTGCCTTCTCCGCAGCCTGGAAGAGAGCTAGGACCACCGCTGTAAGGTAGGACCAGATGGCGGCGGAGAGGCAGACAGGCAGATGGAGCAAACTGGGTGATGGAGCAAACCGAATGAACTAATCGAAGAAGCAGGTTATTAGAGTGAGCGGAATAGGGAATGGGAAGTTCCTCACCTGGAGACGAGTTTCAGGGCAGCGCAAGCGGCTGGTCGACCCCGGATGAACACCACGCCTGCTGTGCGCACCTTCCCTGCGGAACCCCCGCTCTTATTACAGAGATAGCGGGAGGGGGGTCCCCACCAGTCCGCGTGGCCAATCCAAAGTGGCCAGGACTAGCCAATCAAAGGACCGACCGAGCTCCGATTGCGTCATAGCTCGCACTGCCGGCACTGGTACTCTGGAGCGCCGGCAGTCCGCCCCGctgtcatttttttcattgagGTCATTGCTTGGGAAGCTGGAGAGCCTGGGAGAGAACAGAGAACTTTCACCTAACTAAGAGTCGGGGCAAGTCGAGGATAGTTTGGCGTCACCTACAATGAAGGGCCAGAGCTTCTCTCACCTCCTTGGCTCCTAAACTCCTGCCTCGCACTCCCTCCTGTCACGGCAGTGAGGGACCCGAGTCCAGGCACCTGAACCCCCAACGAGGTTGAGCAGTAGTCCTGGGTTCTAAAGGGACCACAGCTGAAAGAGCCCACCGCAGGGAAGGAGTGGtggaggagagaaaaggggagggaaaaggggagggaggggtcCTCAAAATTTGATCTCTTTGGACCACCTGGGGTGCTTCTCTGGATATCGTCCAACCCCTCGAGCCCTGGCACCCTAGGCCCCAAAAGAAGGCTGTTTTGGTGCCAGTCTGGCAGCCAACCTTTCTCCACCTCACTCCTCAGGGATGGGCAGGAGCAGAAGAGAGGTTGGGGAGAGTGCTAAACTGATACTGTATCTCCAAATCCTCGACTGCGGGTCCAGCATCTCCCACCCCAAGCCAGGACCCTCCACTGCCGCGCCGAAGTTTGCTTACACAGCTGCCCTGCAACTCTGCCCCCTGTTTGCCAAGCTGCCTGGCGGAGATGGTCTATGCCTGGGTCTCTATCTGTCTCGCTCCACACCCCTACCCCACTTCGCTGAAGCAGCTGAGAGCTGAGCGCGCTGGGGTCCAGCTGCCACCCGAGGAGCGGAGCGGGTGCTGCAGCCCACAGGTCAGCCCAAGAATTTCCACACCCGTTCTACTCGCGACTGCAGACCAGCCGGTGCGCGCATTACCGCAGGATCCCCGCCACACGCTCTGCCTTCTGCATTCATAGACAGTCCAGCAGACAGCCAGCACTCACTGGAACAGATGCGCCCTCACCAGCCGCTCCCAAAAGGGCGCGCGCGCAGCAACCCAAACTAACCACACCCAGACCCGAAAGCAGCCCCGTGTATTTCTGTTTCCAAAAACAGGCGTGTTTTATGCAAACGGGGGTACATACTGTCTCCCAAACACGCACACCGACACATGCACATCCACGCACACGAACTCAGCCTATCCGTTTTTTCTTAAGGAAAGCCGGATTCTGGGAGTCGGCGCTGCCAGCTCTTCTTGCTCCCGGGATCCAGGAGAAGATCCCAGCTTTGGCAGAATAGGCTAGGAGGGAGCTGGGGGTAGGGGCGGTGGCAAGAAAGAAAGGGGCGCCTCTCACCACAGCCCCCAGTCCCGGGCCTCAGGTTCGCTCTTTGCCGCTTGGCAGCAGCGACCCTAAATAAGTCCGTCGGCGCCCCCTGGACTCCTGGAGAGAGC
Coding sequences within:
- the CALCB gene encoding calcitonin gene-related peptide 2; the protein is MGFQKFSPFLALSILVLYQAGSLQAAPFRSALESSPDPATLSEEEARLLLAALVQDYVQMKASELEQEQETGGYSSAAQKRACNTATCVTHRLAGLLSRSGGMVKSNFVPTNVGSKAFGRRRRDLQA